The Coffea arabica cultivar ET-39 chromosome 10e, Coffea Arabica ET-39 HiFi, whole genome shotgun sequence region TTATGAATATGATTAACTTTGTATAGGGTTTTGAAGAGAATGATTTATGGATCTGATGCATTAAATTTCAATTAGATGAGGATTCGTAGACTTTGGTCTGTTAATGGTGCCTTCTTTGTAAATGGTTCACTAAGTAATTATATGATTCGGATTTTGAAGATTACTAAGAAGAAGAAAGACTAAGAAGATGCTGAGGTTTTGGCATGAATTTCCTTGGGAAGAAGGTTCTATATTTTGCCTACATCAGCAAAGAAAGCTTCAGAACTTAATTTAAGTCTACACTTTCTGGATATGTTATCTTAGTGGGGTTTTTAGGTGTATTCAGTTATCTGTTTCCTTTTACATCCAGTGTGTACCCCTATTGGCAATTCTCAGATGTTCACATGTCAACATTTCCATTTGCCTAGCAGCTATATGCTCGGGAGTCGGAAAAAATGTCAGGGAAGAGGGGTGATCGctggggttcaaaattttttctgttttattgtAAAGTTTCTATATATGGACCAAATGCCCCTGAAAGATGGTTTTGCTAGCTGTTGTGCCTTTACAactaaatagcaattgagagcAATGAATTACTTAAATTGTACATTCGATACCAAAATAGTGGAGTGAAAAAATTGTTTGAGGAATAGTTTTGTGGCCTCTTAGCTTTTTCCCCTGGTTAGAATTATAATTGGAGAGTGAATACACTAAATCTTGTAATCCTCTCTTTGTAATTCCACTTGCCAGCACAACTCTTGCTGGCTTTTCCCactccttttgtttttgtttttgttttttgtttgctCAGCACATATGCGTCAACCTATCTGGAAGTTGAACTACCTATTTGCAACTATGTACTGAATTGCTGCTGGTTTagctttttctctctcaaaacTACTTTACAGAATTTCTGATAGTTGATGATGGATGATAAATGAGCTCTCTTTGTTGGTTACACAATTGACATGCAATTGTCCGTATTCATCTATGAGTGGTCTTTTGACAACCAATATTCTTTTGTTATGTGTCTTTGTCAATAACCTAATTCATGCGGTGATGTTTCTCTTGCTAACTTTTTTGTGAAGATTTCTGAGAACTTGTCTTGGTCTTATATTCTGGTTTTTGAAGCTTCAGGTCATCTAATTTTTGATGTTCAAAGGAACTGGAATCTCGTATACCTCCCAAAGGAATTTAATTTTGTAATGGAATTGGTAGCATTATGCAATTCGTGTAAAACACTTCACGCAAGACACAAATATATAGCAAGATCTgcaattcttcttctttttcatcaTTGTTTTTGTTTCAAGGAGAGATAGGGATGGTGCAGAGCAATCATTTGGATAGTGAATATGTAAGTTGTGGTCAGATTTGTGGAATAAGTATGGCCTAAAGAGATCATTGATTATTTGTAAGGTAACATGAAGAAGAATATAAGAAAGCTTGCCAATGGTAATGGTGGAAAAAGAATGTAGAATAATTTATGCAAGAATGTGGCATCTTGAGATAATGACTAATTTATTCAAATCTAAGTACCCTCGAAAAGTAATGGACATTGGTATACTTAATGATGATGGATGCCTTTTTTAAGTTTATAATTTGTTCTCAAAACTCTTAAGAAATTTTGTGAACAAAATGATGTTTGACTTAGAAACCCTTCAACGGAGGTTCCAAAACCCTACAActaacatttatataaatagGGGAAGGGAAACTTATTCCCCCACCCCCACAACTCcccatccaaaaaaaaagaggatgagAGCATGGTTCACAAGTGGTGCAAGTGAAATGAAAATCTGACAAGCATTATAACAGACAAGGAAACTAATTTCTTCTCATTGAGTTtattatgaaaaaaatataaaattggtttattttctctgtgagttttgtttgttaatGTTTATTTTTGTGAAATCGACTTGACAAGACAAAATCCCTAAAAAACAAAGtatattggtttttttttaatattttttctagTAGGGGAGGGGTGGGATTAAAGAAGCAGGGAGGGAGAAGAGGGATTTGAACCAAGGACTTATTAGTATATTGGTTGATTAACTTGTTCTTACCCAATCAATGTTCTTACAATGCTAGATCCATCCTGATCAAAGAGACAAACAAGGAGCTATAAAATTGAATGCAGTGTGCTTATATTCATTAGTTGCAATTTGCTGGTATTCATATGTTCTGATGGTTTTAGGAGTTGCATGCATCATCTCATCCAGTACTAGAACTATTTCATCAAACAAGCATCTATCACAAATAGTTTACTTTGATCTTTTCCTTTCAATGCTGGTTGATTGGCTTTTACAAGTTATGACTTAGATGATCTAATTTGCTGTTTCTTGTCTAGGAGAACTATGACCAACTGGACAAGGCATTAGCTGGCACAGATCAGTCATGGACAGCTCTTACGCTTAAGGTAATTTGGTTTTTGCTGTATGATgtatattttcttcttttccctgtTTGCTTTGACTAGACATATTGAATGAGATAGAGCGACGCAGTTTACTCATCAGTTGACCTGTTAAAAATTTAACTTCATCTGGATTGAAAAAGAATTTCATGTGAATTTACAACTTGCATCAATCCTTCTGATAGAATTGTTAATTGCGGATCCATTGGACTTTCTGAATTGCAGCTTTGCACGGCTTTAGAAACTGGGAACAAGTTGGTGGAATTTGCCAGTTCTCATATTGGCTTGTTATCCGAGAAGGTTGAGAAGCTTGAAAGAATAACTAAACAAAGAGATTCTGCCATAGAAGCTGCAAAAGCCATTCAAGGTTTCTTAGAGCAGAATGAAGTTTTTCCTCGTGAAAATAGCTTTGCCCAATCTGATACATAAATTACTGAAAGAAATTTGTTGTGAAAAATATCTAGAATGCATGAGAAGACCGTGTAAATATTTTATAGCGGTCCTGACTGCGAAAAGTTTTTGTAACAGAAATTTTGCTACTTGGCTTTTGCAACGACTTTACATGTACTCATGTCTCGCATTTagcatcatttttctctttattgACATGTTCCATTAGGTTATGttagtttgacaaaaaaaaaaaaattaggttaTGTTAGTTAATGCTTTTGTCACGatcttaaattttaaaaataccctaacaaagttttaaatttaaaaaatatttttaaaatatatttacagtgaaattttttaatatacaaagatataataaaattttgcaaaaaaaaaaaaaaaaacacctcaTTCATAGGGATCCGTTATTATTGCCCGTAACCAAATTCATGCAAACACCTCAAGAATATTTAATGTGAGTTATAGAAACTGAGGCACGTCAACATAAGTCCCTAAAGAAGTTGATGTTTTCTCCAACTCTAAAGGTTGTTTCCAAGAAATTGACTTCAGTACAATTGCTGGGCCGTTTGAAATTTAACTCAAGTCTATTTCTTAATTTTGGAAGACAAATTAAATCATCAAACGTTTGTCTAATTTCGAATAGAGAAAATTATAGCTCTGATGCCAAATATTTTGGGGCATTGACAGTTTTAGTCTTTAAATTTGGACAAAAGCAAATTTAGTCCTAAATGTTCCAATTTTTAGGCAGATTAGTTCAACTTACTGGTTTTGGCAAATTATTAACGGAATTCGGTCACGAAACTAATGAAAAACCTCTCATGGATAGAACATCTTCTGCCAGACTTGTCATGTCCACGGAGTAACCACTTTTGCCCTCCTACCACAATTGCAGACGTTAATTGCTGCCATGGATAGAAAATTTTAGATTGTATTTGGAGGAGTTTTAGGTTTAATTGGAAATTTTGAGAATTGTTCATTCGATCCCCTTATATGACAGCAGATTTTCCTAGTTGTCCTCACGAGATAATGGCCAAATTTCACATCTTTCAGATTGAACTAAAGGGTCATTAGGGTTTTTGTACTTTTTGTTATAGAGAAGGAGCAGAGAAGGTGAAGTGCTTGATGCAACGATGTGATTAATCGACTGcaattctttttccattttctagattttttttttaaaatttgggcCAAATACTAATTAGTCACAAGATTGGCAAGTGATTAATTAACGCCTTTGAATTACAAATTATTGTCACcaacatttttatatttttctaattttttttaaaaattagtcaCGTGACTAGGCTCAGATAACaatttgccaaaatcaatcgATTGAACTAAATGTGCTTAGGATTGAAACATTTGGTACTAGATTTTCTTTTGTCCAAATTTTAGAAATCAAAACTACCGATGTCCAAAACAATTGGTACCAAAACTATAATTTTTTCTATCgaataaaatatcaaaattttgtaaaaatctTAAGGTAGATCTATACTTGAACAGGCCGTCATATGACGCTCTCAGTGTTTCCCTTAATTTTCAATGAAATGGGCCTAGCTAAGTTTCCAGGCCCGCTGCGATGTTTTGTTTGCAGCCCAAATTTATGTTTCTCTGGGTGTGTGACTCTTTGTTTAGAGGCCAAGTTGTTACGtttgtttgtttctttctttttttttggcttttgcttggaaattttcttttcttttctcttctcttttttgttcttttcttctttgcttTCAAACTTCggatttttgtttgaaaatattGGATGAGTATAGTACAGTTTATATGATATATGTTTCTCATATAATTATTACTTTCAAACATGTGAGGGATCATAAGAAGAGTTTTGTCAATTTGTTTATGATGACCAAGTACCTGAattatttttttggtcaaattcaTTTGTACTGTATTACTATAATAATCATTACAAATAAGGGGCCACTGCCCTTATGATATAGATGTGTCTCTATTTCAAGACACATGGGAATCATGCTTCCCACCAAACAATCTGGTTAAGTTTGATGGTAGATCTTGCCAAACTCTTGCTAACAAGATATTACgtatttctttcaaaaaaaaaatgttaagaaTTAATATTTTCTATActatcaaaatatatatatatatatatatatatatatatatatatatatatatatatatatatatatatttacgaGTTTAGATGTGTATCACATCattcaatttgaatttaaacaCTACATATGTAACATGTATCTAAATCCGCTAATATATATACTAACAATACATAAAAGATTTATCCAAAACTTACATTTTCAAAAAAGACTGTTGCAGTATCCAAATATCAGTAAGGATGATATTTAGATTAGATTCATCCTCCAGTTTTTGGTTGCTCTTATCTACCGCATCGTTGCATGAGAACTTATACTAATCACTGCCCAACAGTGCCTGATGAAAAGAAGCAATATCATTCTAGATATTGTGTCTTTTGAGTTACCTGCAATTTTGAATGGCACTTAGATATGGGACTATTATTTTGCTACCTACCTATGAATTACAATAAAAGTTCTCACTGATGAAAAAGTACTAACACCATTCCAGATTTTTTGTCTTTTGAATAGCCGGCAATTGTTGGATGGCACTTGGTTTTAGTACCAAAATTTTTAACTACTTCCCAAGAATAAAAAATGCCTTTGATTCTATTGTAGTCAATTTTCTTTCATCATAATCTTGTTTAGTGGATTGTTTTTCCATGAGTGGTCCCTAATTCCACAggaatgaaattgaccattgGCTACTaagaaagagaaggagaagCGGAAGAAGAATAAAAACCCCTCTATGCAGACTTAATTGACTTGCTGAGCTATTGAAATAGGACaagaaacaagaggaaaaaacaaaaataaaggaGGATGGTGATGGTGGTGATTATGGCAACAACACTGACATTTTAGTTGGCAAAACGACATTTTATTTGCTAAGCAATTGAAGATTTTCATAATAATACAAAGACTTTAAGTGCTTCTAAGCAAGTTggattaaatttatatatttatcgACTTTATTTGGTTTTTTATGTACGTAACATGAGGTGTTGCAAGAGAAAAAAGCCAAAAGTTGAGGAAAGCATGTCCAAATTTacaccttctttttcttttggttaaACTTAAAATACTAGTTCTAATTTGTCGTTCACTTTGatatgaataaattttttttatttcttttgtagCCTTTCATTATGTCATTACTTTTCATTAAGGGACATTGAGAAAAACAAATTAATATGAGCTTTTATTGTCTTGTTATGATATTTCTAACTAGTAAACCTAGATCATTCGTTTTCTTGTATACTAGCTAGTTGTTATGTGAACACTAACTTGAATATTTCCAATTATTCAGTACAACCTTTAGGTTTTAATAACCAAAAATTTATATCAAGCACATAGTTGCTTTATATGAAAATGATTCAGTGTCGTGAAAGAATTGCACTTGCACAACTACTTTCAACTTGTCTTCTATCCAGAATTATCAGTGCCGGtcacagattcagatacagccCTAATATCTGTttttacaggaatttgaagtatctgtttttacaggaatttgaagtaAATATTTACAACATCTTAGTGTACAATTTTGTATGGAAAACAAGTTGGTGCTAGTTGTTAGCCTAGAGAAGTTTAGATGGACTTGGTTAGATTTATGGCATGCATATAACTAGACAACCATTTTGTTAAGGCATATAAGTAGACATCATATAACCTTATCAATCTTGAATTAATTGCTCCAAAAATtgctttatatatatacatatatatatatatacacatatataaacaCACACACCACACTGGGCTGTGCAAggatgaaaataataatatgggAAATGAAATGCACATGCACAAAGGGCAAAGAAAGCAAAAGGCAATGAACTTGTAAAAGCAAGCAGCTGATGAAGTCAAGTGTACTACAGTGTACTACAATGTACTGCGCAAACAATTTTGAAGAATTAGTCTGGGTTCGGTCCAGTGGTTGTAGCCCAGTTGGGTGAGAGCCACCAACCAAGGATCGAATCCCAGTCGTTACCATTGATCGATAATGTCGGGCAGCCTCTCGCGGTCACGCAGTGGGATTAGTTGGGGCGTACGGTAACCAGTCCTCGGCCCCAGATACCCActgtgatgaaaaaaaaaaaaaaaaaaaaaattttgaagaattagtcaggagaaaaaaaattattttaagaaAGAGATTCTCAGCAGAGTAAGAAGACAAAATTATTTCGTCTTAtttagagaatataagtataTTCCCAAGCATTTAGATTTAATATATGTGGGTTGACAATCATTATAATCAAATTATTGGAATTATTCCTACATATGGCATTTAAATTCTATAATCCAATCTAAAATCACTCCGACCTAATATATGAATGTTGAGACTGCCTGCTTTCATCATCATTTATTCGAGCTAGGAAAACGATGTGAAGAAATTGAAGGAAAGAAAGCGATgtgcatttttattttaattgttttacaaaaataatacagtaataacattttttttaataaactaGTAACTTGCTATTATTAGAAAACAAAGCAACCGATTCCAGTCACTAAGCTCTGATATTTCTTTTCGTTTGTCTCAAACTGGTGAGGAATTGGAGTTAAAATTAGAATTCTCATTTgataaaatattaatatttatgtTAAATTCAACTGAGTTGAAATTCTTCATCTTGACCTCTATGATGTGATAAAAGTTGATAATCCCTATAAAACTGTACGAATAAACTGTATATGTTTGATAGtgaaataagaaacaaaattttggaAGCATAATGCAAACATCAGCTTGCATATGGAAGAATTAAGTATTACTCAAACTTGATAAAAGTTCATTTTGTAGAAGAACTTTGATGACCTATTTGGACATTTGAACCAAAGCTAGACATTTTCATGGCGTGCTATCTCACACAACTAGCTGCGCTTGAGTGCAGTAATTGTATTCAAttttttggggcaaatttttttttggcacaATGTCATTTTTAGCATTGATTGACCGATTAGTTCATTTGATACGTTTAAGAAACTTTAAAACTCTCAAGTAGTTAGGTGGAATGTAAAAAGTATGTATCTAgatcaaataaaaaattgttcTGACATTACAAAGGTGGTCTTGGATGGCATAGCCCATTTGGGgattgaaaagaagaaaaagaaaaacaaaggtggtgtattaggaaaattttgtatataatcCCTTGTAGTATAAATCTTCAATTTATTCGAGACTAAAttcaattccaaaaaaaaatctttgaaaAGTCACAGTTAGCCAAATGTTTGGTTTGTGAGTacgaaaattttctagattcaCATATAGAGCTGTTAAAACGAACCGAATTGTTTGGTAGTTTGGTTCGTTTCAACTCGTTCATGTTCGTGAAAGGCTAATTCGAAATTTTAAATGAACTGGGCTCGAACGAATTTTTTTGTTCGATTAATAATCGAACGAACACGAGTATGTTCATGAGTTTTGACAAACGTTCGCGAACATGGACATAATtgtcatttgacaaattttagggttaaatttATGGCTGGACTTTTATATTTAGAGGGCAAAttgctttgttttatttgttatttttatgttaatgttagttatatagttaatgaataatagaatttagtCACTTAGTGCTTTAATTGTTTTTGAGGATGATTAATGATTTGTATGGCatatttaagatttaaaataatttgggTTCGTGCTTTTCGAGCATGTTCGCGAACGGCTCGTTTAACATAAACAAGCCGAATACGAATTCGAATTCAAACATGAACTTTACTTAACGAGTAGAACACGAACAcaggtttggagttcgaaagTTAACGAACGAACACAAACTTTGTTCGAATCGCTTAACGAACAGAGTTCAAACATGAAATACTCGATTCGATTCGACTTGTTTGCAGCTCTATTCACATAGCACGCaaactttccttttcttctctctccccccccccctccctctCAAACATATGATTTGTAAGTTCATcgaaaaataatatgtgaattAAGTACCTTCAGTCGAGGAAGTTTTGGTTTAATAGTTAAAGTTGAGATTTCAAGAATTAAAAGGTCTAGATTCAAATCTTCCCTCACCATTccctactaaaaaaaaaattatcttacCTCACGTTGAAATACTATGTGTAACTTTATTGTAACTTGCTATAATTGAGGTTCAATTTGGACGATGTGTTTTAAAGTGTTTATTTGAAGTTTTACTGTAACTTATTGTAATTGTTTTAGAAAAAGagtaaaatttatatatattaatagtGTATACACGATTACCGTTCGATACATGATATAcgtgcaaaaattgaattttaaatttaaattttacatagttatcattcatccaaTACTAACAGCATATATACACAGTCAatgtaagaaagattaatctttagAAAAAATACCTAAAACATCTTTTTCCCCCATAAAGGCTAAAACACCTCCTTCCCAAACTTTTTTTCCCCCAAACATATAGTCGAGTTTTTCCATAGTTTACTATATGAGAGAGTGTAATACTAATACTTAAAGGTTACATACGATAATAATTTATTCATATACCTCTTGGATACTTGTAAAGTCCCCAATTGACTGTCTCAGCTCTTACGTGCCGTATTCATAGTCAAACAAAGCTAGTAAATTTCTCTGACTTTACCGGCCGGCGATTGAGATCATCAGATATGTCTAGTGGTAAATTTCTCCATCGTGCCCAACGAATGTCAACCGCCTTAACGGGACCGCATCTTGTATCACTTACAGCAAGGTGTGTCCGACTCAagtgatattttatattatctCCGCCAAGGAGTTGGTAGACTGCCGATCCCCAAGTTTGGTGGTAATAAAAgttagggaaaatcgttcaaaacgtctctcacattttgtaaaataacttttttatctctcatttttaaaagtgtaattttacgtcccttacaaattcacattggtcaaTTTTGGTCCCTACTTAGatttccgactagttttttgCCGGAATTCATGACGTGCCTTGCAGGTGATCATTTTTTatgggcaaaattgtcaaatcaaaatttatataatgattacatttcacaaaataaattgtttTGTCCCTCATactttacaaaataaatttttgcatccctcacatttcacaaaatgatttttttcatccctaatTGACCATGTGTACGaatagtttatttttttaaattcatgtatatatctatttgatttcacctgaataatacgaataacatgtaatatatatttatttgatttcacctaaacacACTAATTGTAGTTATAAatatgctattcaatagatatatgcAA contains the following coding sequences:
- the LOC113711702 gene encoding uncharacterized protein, with translation MSFPTMRAVGGPLLCIGDLLSDVGEGDQQAVSGGGSHHPQNLEPPDSDPSLVPSDLPKLFQENYDQLDKALAGTDQSWTALTLKLCTALETGNKLVEFASSHIGLLSEKVEKLERITKQRDSAIEAAKAIQGFLEQNEVFPRENSFAQSDT